ACTCGAGCAGGCTCTGTTTCTCCAGCGGAAGGCAATCGAGCCCGAAGGCGATCGCGTGGGTGAGCAACACGGGATTGAGTAGGCGCATGCGATCCCGGAGGTCGGCTACGTTATCAGGTGCGGTCAGTTGCGCGAGTTCCAGCATCTTCTGCTGGAGCATTTCGCATCTCTGATTGAACTCCTCTTGCAAGGGTTCTTCAAAGGTTTCGAAAGGGGTTTCGGGTAGCGCGCTTGCGCGAACGCACCTGTAGCCGGAAGAGGCCTGTTCCTCGTCGAGAATTCGAAATCTGAGCAGTCCGCGAAGCACCAGGTGGTAACGCCCGTCCGGGAGCTTTCGGGATTCGACGATCTGACCCGCACAGCCCACTTCAAACACCGGCGCGCGCCGAGCCATCATGTCTTCACCGGGTTTGATCAGCACCATGCCGATCACTCCGTCGCCTTCCAACGCATCGCGGGTCATGGCCCGGTAGCGCGGTTCGAAAATCTGCAGCGGAAGGTACGCCCCAGGGAACAGAACCACGTCCGGTAGGGGAAAGATCGGAAAGCGTTCGGGCAGCTGCGGTTCGGCCATCGACACAGGGTATACTTTCTCATACCCCCTCGGAGCCCGCTCGATTGACGGAAGCCGAGAAACAAGAAGAACAGCTCGTAATGGATCGTTTGAGGCGACATGGGGCGATCCTGGCGGGAGCCTTCCGGCTGCCCCTGGCCTCCCTGAAAGCGGAGAGCCGCCGAGTCAAACGGCGCTACGGAATTTGCGATGAGGACGGAAATATCAAGATCCGTCTGCGCAGTATCCGCAGCGGCGAGCTGCTCAAATACTCGTCCCTGGTCGACACCCTGTGCCACGAGCTGGCGCACTTGAAGCATTTCAACCACGGCCGCCGCTTCTGGGTGTTCTACGAGCGCATCCGGAACTACGCTCAGCGGCGAGGGATCTATCGGCCGGGCCCCGAGCGGCCGATCACGGCCCGTGTGATCGAGGCACCGTCACCGGTCTGGCCACTGAGGTCCAGCGTGCCGCCGAGATCGATTTCCCCGTCGGATCCCGAATCGGGCAGCCCGCCCGCGCGTAATGCGGCCACGGCGACCCCCGAACCGACGCAGTTGGAACTGTTCCCTCAGTAGACCCCGCGTGCGATCAGATCAGCTACTGACCTCGCGCACCTTGTCGTAGTCCTCGAGTGAGTTCGGACCCTGGGTGACCTCGGCCTGGATTCCTTCCAGCGCGATCGCCTTGTCCAGCACCTGACTAACCAGCTCGCTGACGGTCAGCTCGTCGTATTCTGCTAGAGCGTCTTCTAGCGAGGTTTCCTCGACTGTGAGGGTGACCTCTAGCTTGATTGCGATTGCCATAGGGATGGAGCCTCCCGCGAAGCAGGTTTCAAGGGGTCGGGACTATAACGAAGGGCCACCCGACCGCCACGGAATTGCGAGGGAAAAATACTCGAAACCTCAGCATTTTCCATACTTTCCGCAGGAAAAAGTGCAGCTGCCTCAAGCGACCCACAGGACTCCGAGAGCCCAATTTCCCAGTGAGGCCGCCGCTTTTGGTCGAAATGGGGCGTTTCACCCTCGCAATCGCCGCTCGTCACGACCCCAAGCGGCCAAAATCAGGCAAGTGTGCCAAGGTCCAGCTTCGGAGGAATTCTTGCGAGTTCTGGTTTCTCGATTCTTGCTGGCAGCCGCGATCTTGTACGCGTCCGCCTGCGATCGCAGCCTGGAGAAATGGGTTGATCCCGCGGACGAGCCCGCTCGCCCTGAGCGACCCGTGCGCGTGCCCGGACTCGAACAGCGCCAGGCTCGCTCGCCGTTTCAGCCGGCGCCTCGCGCCGCCGCGCTGCCCTCGGCCGCCGGAGCCACGATCTCGGGGACCCTGATCCTCGGCGAAGGTGAGAAAGCGCCTCCCGACGCACTCGTTTTCGTCGTCGCGCGCACGGTCTCTCCGGGTCCCCCCCTGGCTGCGTTGCGCATTCCGGTGGCGCGGTTTCCCGTGAGATTCGAGATCGGTCCGGAGAACGTGATGCTCCCGGGCCAACCCTTTGTCGGACCGATCCTGCTTTCCGCCCGCATCGACAGTGACGGGGATCCTCTGACCCGCGAGCCATCCGACCCGGTTGCGATACACCCCGAGCCCGTGGAACCGGGGGCCAGTGGCCTCGAACTCGTTCTGAGGAACCCGGGCTGATCCAGAAGGTGGACGGCGAGTCGCTGCATATCGTCCAGACGGAAGGCGTCGAGATGATCATTGCGATCGATTCGACGCTCCGCGGTCCCGCGCTCGGCGGTTGCCGCTGGAAGCCATATCCCGACTCCGCCGCGGCTCGGCGGGATGTGCAGGAACTGGCGCGGGCCATGACTCGGAAAGCAGCACTCGCGCGACTGGATCTGGGTGGTGGAAAGGCCGTCGTAGTGGGCGATCCGCGCACCCGGACCCGCGAGCAGTTACTGGCCTTTGGTGATTTCGTTCAAAGCCTAGAAGGCCGATACATCACCGCGGCGGATATGGGCAGTGGTGAAGAGCAGATGGCCGTGATCGGCGAGCGCACCCGCCATGTCTGCGGGCTGCCGGTCCGCTTGGGTGGTGCCGGAGATCCCGGCCCGTTCACCGCGCTGGGCGTCAAGCTCGCCCTGGACGCGGCGCTGGCGCAGTTTGGAAAAACGACTGCCGACGCTCATGTCGCGATTCAGGGCGTCGGCAGCGTGGGCGGCGGCCTTTTGCTCCTGCTGCTCGAAGATGGCGCTCGCGTCACGGTCGCCGACCCGAAATCCGATCTGATTGACGCAGTCCTTCGCGCACACCCGGGTCGAGTTGAGTCGGTCGAACTGGATCAGATCACGCGGGTCTCCTGCGACGTATTCGCACCGTGTGGACCACCGGCGGTCATCGATTCAGCGCTGGCCAACGCGATTCCCTGCCAGATCGTGTGCGGCGGTGCGAACAATCCTCTCGCCAACCTGGATGTCGCTGCGGGACTCGCGGCGCGCGACGTGCTCTACGTGCCGGATTTTCTGGCCAATGCGGGGGGCCTGATCCACCTGGCCTGCGCACTCGAGGGCGGTGATGCCGACGCGACGCGCGCCAGGCTGCGCGTCATTCCCGAAAACCTGGACGAGGTACTGGCCTACGCGAAGCGCGAGGCAGTCAACACCGCACAGGCCGCGGAAGCTCTGGCCCGCATTTCTCAATACGCTGCGCCGGCGTCTTA
This genomic stretch from bacterium harbors:
- a CDS encoding LON peptidase substrate-binding domain-containing protein, coding for MAEPQLPERFPIFPLPDVVLFPGAYLPLQIFEPRYRAMTRDALEGDGVIGMVLIKPGEDMMARRAPVFEVGCAGQIVESRKLPDGRYHLVLRGLLRFRILDEEQASSGYRCVRASALPETPFETFEEPLQEEFNQRCEMLQQKMLELAQLTAPDNVADLRDRMRLLNPVLLTHAIAFGLDCLPLEKQSLLECDDPLLRLDTLLHLVELRTAAARLPSASSALN
- a CDS encoding M48 family metallopeptidase, which codes for MTEAEKQEEQLVMDRLRRHGAILAGAFRLPLASLKAESRRVKRRYGICDEDGNIKIRLRSIRSGELLKYSSLVDTLCHELAHLKHFNHGRRFWVFYERIRNYAQRRGIYRPGPERPITARVIEAPSPVWPLRSSVPPRSISPSDPESGSPPARNAATATPEPTQLELFPQ
- a CDS encoding Glu/Leu/Phe/Val dehydrogenase yields the protein MIIAIDSTLRGPALGGCRWKPYPDSAAARRDVQELARAMTRKAALARLDLGGGKAVVVGDPRTRTREQLLAFGDFVQSLEGRYITAADMGSGEEQMAVIGERTRHVCGLPVRLGGAGDPGPFTALGVKLALDAALAQFGKTTADAHVAIQGVGSVGGGLLLLLLEDGARVTVADPKSDLIDAVLRAHPGRVESVELDQITRVSCDVFAPCGPPAVIDSALANAIPCQIVCGGANNPLANLDVAAGLAARDVLYVPDFLANAGGLIHLACALEGGDADATRARLRVIPENLDEVLAYAKREAVNTAQAAEALARISQYAAPAS